GTCTGACAAGGAGTACCTTAAGCCGTCAACTTAGCCTTAAATTTTTTTGAAAATATCTGGAACATACCTTGCTCAACCACGGGTAAAGGAAGCTATCTATATTTACAAAGTTGTAGAAAAATGCCCCCAGTGTTTATTGCCTTATGTTTGCAAGGCAAATGCAAATAATCGTCAATTTTAGTAAGAGTTTTCAGATTTTATATTTTTCGGTGGGATTAAACACCTAATGGAACTTTTTTGCATCTATTCAATGTATAGGAATGTATAACCATGATAAAGGCAGATAATACAAATATATGGATGGATGAGATGATGGAACGGCTTGGAGAAGCGCGCGATATCCAAGCCAAAAAATTAAAGCCGGGAAAATAGTGACTAACACTACCGACACCGTTAAGATGCCGGTAATGTTCTGTTAAATGTTAAGCTAATTTACACCGGCAAAGCCGTATCAACCGGGGTTTCGGCTTCCTGAGTTTCCGTTTGAATGGGTTCCGGTTTTTTGCCTATGAGTTTTTTAAACCGGTCTCCAAGGTCATATCTGATGACATACATAGCCGGTAAAACCAACAGGGTCAGGAATGTTGCGAAAGACAAACCGAAGATGATGGTCCAGGATAAAGGACCCCAAAAAACGACGCTGTCGCCCCCAAGGAAAAACTGCGGATTAAAATCGGTGAACAGGGTATAAAAGTTGATATTCATACCCAAAGCGAGGGGAATCAATCCGAGCATAGTGGAAGCTGCGGTCAGCAAAACCGGCTTTATCCTGATTTTACCGGACATAGACACCGACTTATGAAGGCCAATCCCTTTGCTTCGCATCAGGTCTGCAAATTCTACAATGAGAATCCCGTTTTTAACCACAATTCCCGCAAGTCCGACAATTCCGATGCCCACCATTACGATGGAGATTTTCATATTAAAAAGACTGAAACCAAGCAAAACGCCGGTAATACTGAAAATGATTTCACTCAGGATGATTAAGGTTTTGCTCACCGAATTGAACTGAGTTACCAAAATCAAAAATATTAACCCTAAAGAAATCAATAAGGAGCGGAACAAAAAGGCTGCTGTTTCTGCCTGTTCTTCCTGTTCGCCGGTCAGATTGATATCCATACTTTCGGGGAGTTGGAATTTGGTGGCTGCCAGACGTATGTTTTCATTCACCTCATTTGCGGTATAGCCGCTTAAAACATTGGAACTGAGGGTGATTACCCTTTTCAGGTTTTTGCGTTTAATACCTCCATAAGTATTGGTATATTTTACATCGGCAACGGCGGCAAGAGGAAGGTTTTTAACCTGCCCGGTTTCAGAACGAAACGTCAGTTTTGTATTCAGCAGGGCATCAACATCGTTGCGCTGCTCATACTTGTAACGCAACTGAATGGGATATTCGTCTTCGTTGTCTTTCAGTTTTGAAACCTCTTTGCCAAAAACGGCGGTGCGCAGTTCAGATCCGATAAATGCGGTAGAAACCCCTTCGCGGTTAGCGCGCTCCCGGTTTACACTGACAATAATTTCGGGGTTGTTGTTGACAAAATCCGATTTTAGTTCTTCTATTCCCGGAATTTGTAGGGAGTCCTGCAAATAGTATTTAAACCGCGAAGACACGTCAATCAGTTCTTCCAAATTTTCTCCACTGATTTCGATATTAATCGGCGCTCCGGTCGGAGGCCCGTTTTGTTCCTGATCAACGGTTACCTGAACACCCGGAATGTCTTTCACTTCTGCCCTTATTTTGTCCATATATTCCTGGGTTGACTGCCCGTTTCTTTCAGCAAATTTCACAAAAGAAATGCCCACTTTACTGCGGTTGGAAGAGGCGCTTCTGTCGCCGCTCGAAGGATCGGTAGCTCCAACGGCAACATTACTGCTGATAGCCTCTACAATCGGATTGTCTTTACCCATTATTTTTTCTACTTTTCCTTCCACAATACGGGTAATTGAGTCGGTATAGCTTTGATGAGTTCCGACCGGGAGGTTCATATAAACATAGATAAAATTGGGATCGCCTTTGGGGAAAAACTCAACAGGCGGGGTTCTGACTCTTACCAGAAAGAACGAGAAGAATAGGAGGAAAACGGTAAACAACAACACGGCATAAGGCCGCCAGGATTTGAGCAGAAATGTCAGGACAGATTCATAGGCATCCATCAATACGGGCAGCAACTTATGTTCAAACCCAATTACCAAATACTTGATAAACAGTTTGTACGACAGATACAGAACTAAGGCAATGAGGAAAAAGTTGCCCACTCCTTTGGGAGCAATCATGTAGGAAATGCCCGATATAACTGCCATCACAATAGCCGTGGAGATAAAAGAGCGCAACCGTTTGCGTTTTTCTTCGCTTGTAGGAAACGGGTTTTCTGCCTTCATAAAAGAAGCAGCAAACACGGGATTGATGATAAAGGCCACAATCAGCGAAGCAACTAAGGTAAGGATGAGGGTAATTGGCAGGTACATCATAAACTTACCTACGATTCCGCCCCAAAACGCCAACGGAACAAAAGGCGCAAGGGTGGTCAAGGTTCCTGCCAGGACCGGAATAAAAATTTCCCCGGCTGCCATTTTTGCTGCGGTACCGATTGGAATTTGACCGTTTCTGAACAACCGGTAGGTATTTTCAATGACCACAATAGCATCATCCACAATGATGCCTAAAGCAAACAGCAGCGCAAACAACACGATCATGTTCAACTCAAACCCGATGGCCGGCATGACCATAAAGGCTAAAAATATGGATAAAGGAACAGAAAGTCCAACAAAAAACGCATTGGTAACACCCATAAAAAACATGAGAACAATGGTAACCAGAATAAACCCGATGATGATAGAGTTTATCAGGTCGTTCAGTGTGGTACGGGTCAGTTCCGACTGGTCGGCAGAAATGGTTACATTCAGGTCCTGGGGTAATTTTTCTGATATGAGCGTATTTACCAAAGCATGTATCTTGTCCGAAGCTTCCACGAGATTTTCACCGCTGCGTTTGATTACATTTAAGGTAATCACGTTTTTACCGTTATAACGCGCATAACTTTCTTTTTCCTTAAAAGTGTCTTTAATATCTGCAATGTCTTTAAGGTAAACCGGAGTGCCCGACATACTTTTAACTACAATATCGCCAATTTGCATGGCATTGGCAAACTGACCTTTTACGCGGAGTGCCCGTTTCATTTCCGACATATTGATCAACCCACCGGAAATGGTCATATTTTCGGTTGAAACAGCCCGTTCAATGTCTCCAAAGGTTACATTGGCACTTTGAAGTTTGAACATGTCCACATTGATTTGGATTTCTCGTTCTAAAGCGCCGACCATGTCCACGCGGGTAATTTCCGAAAGTTGTTCTATTTCATCCTTAATGTCTTCGGCATAATTTTTCAACTTGGTAAGGTCAAACTCTCCCGATATGTTGATGTTCATGATCGGGATTTCCGAAAAATCTACCTCCAGAACGGTCGGCGCATTGGGTAGGTCTTTGGGAAGGTCGGTGGTAGCGCGGTCAACGGCATCTTTCACTTTTTGTTTGGCCACATCTACCTGCACATCGGTATTAAACTCGACCACAACGTTTGAAAAATCTTGTAAGGAGTTGCTTGTTATTTTTTTTACTCCTGAAATAGATTTGACTTGTTTTTCGATAGGCCGGGTAACTAAGTTCTCCATATCTGCCGGAGAGGTACCGGGGTATATGGTGCTGATATAAATAGTAGGGATAACTATATCCGGGAACTGATTTTTGGGCAGGCTGATATAAGTAGAAATACCAAAAATGGCAACAATAGCCGTTACTACAAAAATACTTGTTCTATTATCAATAGACCAACTGGTAGGTCCAAACTCTTTGAAAGGTTTCATATTATAAATGTCGGAGCGTGAGTGTTAAACAATGAACGGGGTAAAATCATACCTGCTGTTTGATACCAAAAGCCAAAACCCCGGGTAAATGGAAAACAAAAGTTATGTTTTTAGAAAGAGGACAGTTTCTAAGGCTTAAAATTTGACTAATTGTCCGGTATTGAGATTTTGGAATCCGGTGATAATCAACATATCACCCGGTTTTAAGCCATTTTTTATTTCTACTTCGTTACCGCCCGAAACGCCCATGGTAACAATTTGTTTTTTTGCTACAAATTTATCCTCGGCTTTTTCGGCAATGAAAACGTAGTTTCCTTCGTCTGAATTTTGGATAGCATTAATAGGTGCAACGATTGTGCTTCCTGTCGAGTAATCCTGAATTTTTACCAAAGCCACCATATTGGTTCTGATTCCGGGAATATTGGGCAGTTTCAATTCAACCTGAAAGGTGCGTCCGGCATTGTTGATGATGTTTCCTACGGTTTTGATTTTACAGTTGACCGTTTTTCCCAGATCCGGCAACAACACTTCGGCATTATCGCCTACTTTTACTTTACTCACATAGGTTTCGGCCAAATCTGCCAATACCTTCATGCTGCTAAGATTGACAATTCTGAACGGAGGTACGGGCGAACCTACCATTGCGCCTTCGCCCACTTTGATATTAACCTCCTCGACTGTTCCGCTAATTGGTGCACGTACATTGTATAAATCGGCTTGTTTTTGAAGAGTTGCCATTTTATACTCTAAAGTTTCAACATTGTTTTTTGCGGTTAAATACTGAACTTCGGTGCCTATTTTTTGATCCCAAAGGGCTTTTTGCTTTTCAAATATCGTTTTTGCGAACGAAATATTGGTTTGCAACTCTTGCAAACTTTGCTGAAAAACCGCATCGTCTAATGTGGCTAAAATATCGCCTTTTGCTACCGATTGCCCTCTGACCACAAAAACCTGAGTTACAATTCCGGGTTGTTTGGGGCTAACGGCTATATTATCATTACATTCTACTTTGCCCTGTACTTCCAGAAAATGGCTAAAGGGTCGTGGCCGCAACTCCATGACCTCAACGGCAGTTTCTTTTGAAGGCTGGGTTGTTGAAGTGGATGGATTACCGACTTCTTTTTCAAGGGCGGCAATTTGTTCGTTCAGCTTATTTTGCTGTTCTTTTAGTGTTTTTAATTCAGTTGCTTTATCTCCGGTTGTGGCTTGACAAGCCCCAAACAGCAATAAAATAAAACTTATAGTTGAAATTAGGATGGATTGTTTCATGTATATTTTGTTTGTGGTAGTTGATTTGTTGGTTAGTAATTTAGTAATAAATACCCATTGATTTGCGCAAATCGGTTTGGGCAATGAGCAGATTGTAAAACGCCTGGAGGTAAAGTCCCTGATTTTGAAACAGCTTAGATTCTGCATCAGTCAGTTCCAAACTCGACCCCACTCCTTCTTTATATTTAACCAGACTCAGGTTATAGATTTTTTGAGCCAGCGCCATATTGTCTTCCTGGCTTTTGAGTTGTTCCAAAGCGTTTTGATAGGAAATTTTTGCCTGTGCAATTTCGAGGTCTATGCTTTGCAGCAACTGGCTTCGTCCGTTTTGAATTTTCTTTTTGTTGATGAGGCGTTGTGCAATCTGATTTCTTTTGCCAAGTCCATCAAAAATCGGAACAGAAATCTGAACGCCTGCCATGGATGTAGGAAACCATTTATCGGTAAAGAAATCAAAATCATTACTTTGAAAACGACGCTCGTAGGATAAAAAAGCGGTAACGGTGGGCAAACGGGAGGCATTAATTTGTTTGATGCCTAAATCGTTGAGGTATTCGGACATTGACAATTGTCTTAACTCTATCCGGCTTTTCGGAGAAAGCGATTCTATCTGAGCTGCAACATTATTGAGGTCAATAAAATCTTTCAGTGATTGTGACAGGGAAACAGGTTGGTTCAAATCCATCACCAACTGCAATTTCAACAAGTTATAGACGCTTTCTAATTGCCTGTTTAGTGCGCTTTGTTGAGTTTGGAGATTTGACAGTTGTAGTTTTAAACGGTCAACATCAATATTTTCTACAAATCCGGCTTCGTATAATGCGGTTGTTTCATTCAAAACCTTAGTCAAAACCTGGATATTTTTTTGAAAAATGGCTATATTCTCCTGAATAATGAGTGCGGAAAAGTAGGTGCGGGTAATGGCATCGCGTATTTGAAGATCGGAAGCTTCGACCTGTAGCTCAACCTGTTCAATCAATTTTTGGGTGGCTTTGAGCGCAACAAAAAAACTTCCGCTGAATAACAATTGATTGACGGAACCGCCTATCGTTAAATTGTTATTGGTTCCAAAGGCAAGTTCGGCAAACTCACCGGGGTTTCCGCCAAAAAACTCGGCAGGCACCAAACTGATGGGTAATTGCAAATAGCGGTTATAATCAACCGATGCGTTGACTTGTGGCAATCCGGTTGCTACTAAAACATTGACCTGTTTATGAGCGGATAAGACATCTAACTCAGCATTTTTTTTGGTCAGGTTGTTTTGAAGCCCTCGGCTAATAGCTTCGGATAAGGTTAACCTCAGCGTATCTGAAGAAGCGTTCTGCGAGGCAAGCGGAGTATAGGCTAAAGCAAACGCAGAGATGACAAGTAGTAATATCTTAAAAATACGGGGCATATTTTTGGGATTTAATTTTTTCGACGTTTTTACGGAAATATTCAACACCGTCAGGAGTAGCAATTCCGTAGATATGGTATTGCATCATCTCCAGCAAAATTTCGGTGGGCTTATAACTGGTTTTGGTAAAAAAGTTATCGCCAATCAGGGTTCTGGTTTTGGCGATATAGAAACCGGCGATGAGTTCGGGTTTCAGGTCGTTGCGATATAACCCCTGTTTGATACCTTTATTGATGTTTTGAACAATACATCCATAAATATGCTCGATCCGGTGCTGTTCGAGCAGTTCCCAGCTTTCGGGGTAATATTTTTTGAGTTCATAAATTGCTGATGGGTGCATCATGCTCAATTGCCGGCAAACATGGTCAGCAATACTGAGCATTTCTTCGATGGCATTTGGGGCAGATTCATACAACTCATTGGTTACATTGCACTCATTGGCTAAGTGCAGTTCCATCGCTTTATGTATTAGCTCGGCTTTGTTGTCAATGTGTTGGTAAAGAGTTTTTTTTGAAACGCCAAGATGTGCGGCAATATCGTCCATACTTACGTTGCGGATGCCAAATTTGGTGAACAGGGTAAATGCCTGCTGTAAAATCTTTTTTTGTGTTTCGTCCATAATTGAAGTTAGGAAATGCAAAGATACATCCATAAACACTGGAAACGCTCAAAGGTTTTAAAGTTTCCAAAGTTTTTTGCGTTTTTTGCAATTTGCTAACAATTTGACGAGATTTATACCCAAAAGATGGAACAAGG
This is a stretch of genomic DNA from Sphingobacteriales bacterium. It encodes these proteins:
- a CDS encoding efflux RND transporter periplasmic adaptor subunit; translated protein: MKQSILISTISFILLLFGACQATTGDKATELKTLKEQQNKLNEQIAALEKEVGNPSTSTTQPSKETAVEVMELRPRPFSHFLEVQGKVECNDNIAVSPKQPGIVTQVFVVRGQSVAKGDILATLDDAVFQQSLQELQTNISFAKTIFEKQKALWDQKIGTEVQYLTAKNNVETLEYKMATLQKQADLYNVRAPISGTVEEVNIKVGEGAMVGSPVPPFRIVNLSSMKVLADLAETYVSKVKVGDNAEVLLPDLGKTVNCKIKTVGNIINNAGRTFQVELKLPNIPGIRTNMVALVKIQDYSTGSTIVAPINAIQNSDEGNYVFIAEKAEDKFVAKKQIVTMGVSGGNEVEIKNGLKPGDMLIITGFQNLNTGQLVKF
- a CDS encoding TetR/AcrR family transcriptional regulator, yielding MDETQKKILQQAFTLFTKFGIRNVSMDDIAAHLGVSKKTLYQHIDNKAELIHKAMELHLANECNVTNELYESAPNAIEEMLSIADHVCRQLSMMHPSAIYELKKYYPESWELLEQHRIEHIYGCIVQNINKGIKQGLYRNDLKPELIAGFYIAKTRTLIGDNFFTKTSYKPTEILLEMMQYHIYGIATPDGVEYFRKNVEKIKSQKYAPYF
- a CDS encoding TolC family protein — protein: MPRIFKILLLVISAFALAYTPLASQNASSDTLRLTLSEAISRGLQNNLTKKNAELDVLSAHKQVNVLVATGLPQVNASVDYNRYLQLPISLVPAEFFGGNPGEFAELAFGTNNNLTIGGSVNQLLFSGSFFVALKATQKLIEQVELQVEASDLQIRDAITRTYFSALIIQENIAIFQKNIQVLTKVLNETTALYEAGFVENIDVDRLKLQLSNLQTQQSALNRQLESVYNLLKLQLVMDLNQPVSLSQSLKDFIDLNNVAAQIESLSPKSRIELRQLSMSEYLNDLGIKQINASRLPTVTAFLSYERRFQSNDFDFFTDKWFPTSMAGVQISVPIFDGLGKRNQIAQRLINKKKIQNGRSQLLQSIDLEIAQAKISYQNALEQLKSQEDNMALAQKIYNLSLVKYKEGVGSSLELTDAESKLFQNQGLYLQAFYNLLIAQTDLRKSMGIYY
- a CDS encoding efflux RND transporter permease subunit, translated to MKPFKEFGPTSWSIDNRTSIFVVTAIVAIFGISTYISLPKNQFPDIVIPTIYISTIYPGTSPADMENLVTRPIEKQVKSISGVKKITSNSLQDFSNVVVEFNTDVQVDVAKQKVKDAVDRATTDLPKDLPNAPTVLEVDFSEIPIMNINISGEFDLTKLKNYAEDIKDEIEQLSEITRVDMVGALEREIQINVDMFKLQSANVTFGDIERAVSTENMTISGGLINMSEMKRALRVKGQFANAMQIGDIVVKSMSGTPVYLKDIADIKDTFKEKESYARYNGKNVITLNVIKRSGENLVEASDKIHALVNTLISEKLPQDLNVTISADQSELTRTTLNDLINSIIIGFILVTIVLMFFMGVTNAFFVGLSVPLSIFLAFMVMPAIGFELNMIVLFALLFALGIIVDDAIVVIENTYRLFRNGQIPIGTAAKMAAGEIFIPVLAGTLTTLAPFVPLAFWGGIVGKFMMYLPITLILTLVASLIVAFIINPVFAASFMKAENPFPTSEEKRKRLRSFISTAIVMAVISGISYMIAPKGVGNFFLIALVLYLSYKLFIKYLVIGFEHKLLPVLMDAYESVLTFLLKSWRPYAVLLFTVFLLFFSFFLVRVRTPPVEFFPKGDPNFIYVYMNLPVGTHQSYTDSITRIVEGKVEKIMGKDNPIVEAISSNVAVGATDPSSGDRSASSNRSKVGISFVKFAERNGQSTQEYMDKIRAEVKDIPGVQVTVDQEQNGPPTGAPINIEISGENLEELIDVSSRFKYYLQDSLQIPGIEELKSDFVNNNPEIIVSVNRERANREGVSTAFIGSELRTAVFGKEVSKLKDNEDEYPIQLRYKYEQRNDVDALLNTKLTFRSETGQVKNLPLAAVADVKYTNTYGGIKRKNLKRVITLSSNVLSGYTANEVNENIRLAATKFQLPESMDINLTGEQEEQAETAAFLFRSLLISLGLIFLILVTQFNSVSKTLIILSEIIFSITGVLLGFSLFNMKISIVMVGIGIVGLAGIVVKNGILIVEFADLMRSKGIGLHKSVSMSGKIRIKPVLLTAASTMLGLIPLALGMNINFYTLFTDFNPQFFLGGDSVVFWGPLSWTIIFGLSFATFLTLLVLPAMYVIRYDLGDRFKKLIGKKPEPIQTETQEAETPVDTALPV